One Bacteroidales bacterium genomic window carries:
- a CDS encoding serine hydroxymethyltransferase, which yields MKRDRQVFDIIRQERERQMHGIELIASENFVSEQVLEAMGSVMTNKYAEGYPGKRYYGGCEMVDQTEQLAIDRAKALFNAEYANVQPHSGAQANMAIFLACLKPGDTFMGLDLSHGGHLSHGSPVNSSGILYNPVAYGVLKETGLVDYDQMEETALKTNPKLIIAGASAYSRDWDYERMRTIADKVGALLMADIAHPAGLIARGVLNDPLPHCHVVTTTTHKTLRGPRGGMILMGKDFENPWGLTTKKGEVKMMSDLINSAVFPGIQGGPLEHVIAAKAVAYGEALTDEYMGYIIQVKKNASVMAKAFVAKGYHVISGGTDNHLMLIDLRSKFPDITGRKVEDTLVKADITVNKNMVPFDSRSPFQTSGLRIGTPAITTRGLKEEHMQPIVEFIDKVISNIENENVLIEVKAEVNKMMEKFPLFAY from the coding sequence ATGAAAAGAGACAGGCAGGTTTTTGATATTATCAGGCAGGAGCGTGAAAGGCAAATGCATGGAATCGAGCTGATTGCATCTGAAAATTTTGTCAGTGAACAGGTGCTTGAGGCGATGGGATCGGTAATGACCAACAAGTATGCTGAGGGCTATCCCGGTAAACGGTACTACGGTGGTTGCGAAATGGTTGACCAGACTGAGCAACTGGCCATCGACCGCGCCAAAGCGCTGTTCAATGCCGAGTACGCCAACGTGCAGCCGCACTCCGGCGCACAGGCAAATATGGCCATCTTCCTTGCTTGTCTCAAACCCGGAGATACCTTTATGGGTCTCGACCTCTCTCATGGCGGACACCTCTCACACGGCTCACCGGTTAACTCATCAGGAATTCTCTATAATCCTGTTGCCTATGGAGTTTTAAAAGAAACTGGCCTGGTGGATTACGACCAGATGGAAGAAACCGCACTTAAAACCAATCCTAAGCTAATTATTGCAGGTGCTTCAGCTTACTCCCGCGACTGGGATTATGAACGTATGCGCACTATAGCCGATAAGGTAGGTGCATTGCTTATGGCCGACATTGCTCACCCTGCCGGGCTTATTGCCAGAGGAGTGCTCAATGATCCCTTACCCCATTGCCACGTTGTGACCACAACCACCCACAAGACCCTGCGCGGACCCCGCGGCGGGATGATCCTTATGGGAAAAGACTTTGAAAACCCCTGGGGACTTACTACCAAAAAGGGTGAAGTGAAAATGATGTCTGACCTGATCAACTCAGCCGTTTTCCCGGGAATCCAGGGCGGACCCCTCGAGCATGTCATCGCCGCCAAAGCAGTTGCTTACGGCGAAGCGCTTACAGACGAGTATATGGGTTACATTATCCAGGTAAAGAAAAATGCCAGTGTGATGGCAAAAGCTTTTGTTGCAAAAGGATACCATGTCATTTCTGGCGGAACAGACAATCACCTGATGCTGATCGACCTGCGCAGCAAATTCCCCGATATTACGGGTCGTAAAGTGGAAGATACACTGGTTAAAGCCGACATCACCGTAAACAAAAACATGGTTCCGTTCGACAGCCGCAGCCCGTTCCAAACCTCCGGTCTGCGCATTGGAACTCCGGCCATCACCACCCGGGGTCTCAAGGAAGAACACATGCAACCCATCGTCGAATTCATTGACAAGGTGATTTCCAACATTGAAAACGAAAATGTACTGATTGAAGTAAAGGCTGAAGTAAACAAAATGATGGAGAAATTCCCGCTGTTTGCTTACTAA
- a CDS encoding purine-nucleoside phosphorylase, producing the protein MYEKIQDTKRFIGQLTSIKPEIGIVLGTGLGNFTNQIDILQTIPYKEIPHFPVSTVQGHQGQLIFGTVKGKNIVALKGRFHYYEGYSMQEVTFPIRVLAALGIKYLFLSNASGGTNPDFSVGDIMIIEDHINLTGQNPLIGPNDDRLGPRFPDMSEVYNKRLIALAKEVSFERGISYQKGVYAAVTGPNYETPAEYRYIHKIGADAVGMSTVPEAIVARHTGLPCFAISVISDLGVEGKIEKITHEAVIDAASLAEPLMTRLILGMLEKL; encoded by the coding sequence ATGTACGAGAAAATACAGGACACTAAGCGTTTTATCGGGCAACTTACTTCAATCAAACCCGAAATCGGGATTGTGCTTGGTACAGGGTTAGGGAATTTCACCAACCAGATCGATATTCTGCAGACAATACCCTACAAAGAGATTCCACACTTTCCTGTTTCAACGGTTCAGGGGCATCAGGGACAGTTGATTTTTGGCACAGTGAAAGGCAAAAATATTGTCGCTTTAAAAGGTCGTTTTCACTATTACGAAGGCTACTCGATGCAGGAAGTTACTTTCCCGATTCGTGTACTGGCAGCGCTTGGAATTAAATATCTCTTCCTTTCCAACGCCAGTGGAGGAACAAATCCCGATTTCAGTGTTGGCGATATCATGATTATTGAGGACCACATCAACCTCACCGGCCAGAACCCTTTGATCGGTCCAAATGACGATCGGCTGGGGCCTCGTTTCCCTGACATGAGTGAAGTTTACAACAAACGGCTGATAGCTCTGGCAAAAGAAGTTTCGTTCGAACGAGGCATCAGCTATCAGAAAGGGGTGTATGCCGCTGTAACAGGTCCGAATTACGAAACACCGGCTGAATACCGTTACATCCATAAGATTGGCGCAGATGCTGTCGGGATGTCTACCGTACCCGAAGCCATCGTGGCCCGCCATACCGGTTTGCCCTGCTTTGCCATCTCCGTGATTTCTGATCTCGGGGTAGAAGGAAAGATAGAGAAGATCACCCACGAAGCCGTAATTGATGCAGCCAGCCTAGCTGAACCCCTGATGACCAGATTGATTTTGGGAATGCTGGAGAAACTTTGA
- the lpxK gene encoding tetraacyldisaccharide 4'-kinase: MNIFRLFLYPFGLLYGVVMHVRNKLYDWGVLKVTEFDFPVISVGNLSYGGTGKTPQVEYLIRLLGNDYKIATLSRGYKRHSKGFYLADQDSTVADIGDEALQISRKFRHVIVAVDEDRVHGIKEIKKRFPETEVVLLDDAFQHRSVKPGLSILLTDYHRLYPENHILPVGNLREFKGGYTRADVIIITKTPKPLSPLTVRRIAGLINPKPHQKLLFSYITSGMLTPLPGLHHASLPEKFSSALLFAGIENIYPLLDHVSKFVNNLEHLHFSDHHTYSEKDLDYIRERFNNLFAKVKIIITTEKDAARLAYPKLPPQLADLPVFYLPIETKIHNEYRKDFNDQIRKYVRENTGH, from the coding sequence GTGAACATTTTCAGGTTATTTTTATACCCCTTCGGACTGCTGTACGGTGTGGTTATGCATGTGCGTAACAAGCTCTATGACTGGGGAGTTTTAAAAGTAACCGAATTTGATTTTCCTGTGATTTCAGTTGGTAATCTTTCTTACGGTGGAACCGGAAAAACACCGCAAGTGGAATACCTGATCCGTTTGCTTGGGAATGACTATAAAATTGCGACACTGAGCAGGGGCTACAAGCGACACTCAAAGGGTTTTTATCTGGCTGATCAGGATTCGACCGTAGCCGATATTGGCGATGAGGCGCTACAAATCAGTCGTAAATTCAGGCATGTCATAGTTGCCGTTGACGAAGACAGGGTACATGGGATTAAGGAAATAAAGAAACGTTTTCCCGAAACAGAGGTCGTACTCCTTGACGATGCATTCCAGCACAGGTCAGTCAAACCGGGTTTATCCATCCTCCTAACTGATTATCATCGCCTTTATCCCGAAAATCATATTTTGCCTGTGGGGAATCTGCGTGAGTTCAAAGGTGGATATACAAGGGCCGACGTCATCATTATAACAAAAACCCCGAAACCACTCTCACCCCTCACGGTGCGTCGTATTGCCGGGCTCATTAATCCTAAGCCTCATCAGAAACTATTGTTTTCTTACATCACCTCCGGTATGTTGACACCTCTGCCGGGACTGCATCACGCCAGCTTACCTGAGAAGTTCAGTTCGGCACTACTATTTGCGGGTATCGAAAACATCTATCCCTTGTTAGACCATGTTTCAAAGTTTGTGAACAACCTTGAGCACCTTCATTTCAGCGATCATCATACCTACTCAGAAAAAGACCTGGACTATATACGGGAGCGTTTCAACAACCTTTTTGCAAAAGTGAAAATCATAATCACCACCGAAAAAGATGCTGCAAGGCTGGCTTATCCCAAGTTACCGCCTCAACTGGCTGACCTGCCCGTCTTTTATTTACCGATAGAGACTAAAATTCACAATGAATACAGGAAAGATTTTAATGACCAAATAAGAAAATATGTACGAGAAAATACAGGACACTAA
- a CDS encoding orotate phosphoribosyltransferase, translating to MIYKEEIANKMAELLLKVKAVKINVKEPFTWASGLKSPIYCDNRITLSYPAIRTFIRQQLSNIVKDEFGNVDVIAGVATGGIPHGVLVAQDLGLPFAYVRTSKKEHGLTNQIEGVIESGQSVVMIEDLISTGGSSLDAVKAVKQKGAVVKGLLAIFSYGFYVADEKFQEADSKMITLTDYDFLINNALENNYIRESEIDTLKKWREAPEKWLSNGKE from the coding sequence ATGATTTATAAAGAAGAAATTGCCAATAAAATGGCCGAACTGCTGCTCAAAGTGAAAGCAGTAAAAATCAATGTCAAAGAGCCTTTTACCTGGGCTTCAGGATTAAAATCGCCAATTTACTGCGACAACAGGATCACCCTCTCCTACCCTGCCATCAGGACTTTTATCAGGCAACAATTAAGCAATATTGTAAAAGATGAATTTGGCAATGTGGATGTGATTGCCGGCGTGGCTACCGGTGGAATTCCGCATGGTGTGCTGGTTGCACAGGATCTGGGGTTACCTTTTGCTTATGTAAGAACCAGTAAAAAGGAACACGGCCTGACCAACCAAATTGAAGGTGTGATTGAGTCAGGCCAAAGCGTGGTGATGATCGAAGATCTGATTTCGACCGGCGGCAGCAGTTTGGATGCAGTGAAAGCTGTAAAGCAAAAAGGCGCAGTTGTGAAAGGGCTTCTGGCCATTTTTTCGTATGGATTTTATGTTGCAGACGAAAAATTTCAGGAGGCCGACAGTAAAATGATCACACTGACCGATTATGATTTTTTGATTAATAATGCACTTGAAAACAATTACATCAGAGAATCTGAAATCGATACGCTGAAAAAATGGCGGGAGGCGCCCGAAAAATGGCTGTCAAACGGAAAAGAATAA
- the purE gene encoding 5-(carboxyamino)imidazole ribonucleotide mutase: MEPKVSIIMGSTSDLPIMEGAAKILNELKIPFEMNALSAHRTPEKVEAFARSAYNRGVRVIIAGAGMAAHLPGVIAAMTPIPVIGVPVKASLDGLDALLAIVQMPPGIPVATVAINGAGNAAILAAQILSTADLKLYERLVVYKENLKEKVIKANKELADVKYDFKV; this comes from the coding sequence ATGGAACCAAAAGTAAGTATCATCATGGGGAGCACTTCTGATTTACCAATTATGGAAGGTGCTGCCAAGATTTTAAATGAACTGAAAATCCCATTCGAAATGAATGCGCTTTCGGCACATCGTACTCCTGAAAAAGTCGAAGCATTTGCCCGCTCTGCATACAACCGTGGCGTAAGGGTAATCATAGCAGGCGCCGGCATGGCTGCTCATCTTCCCGGGGTAATTGCTGCCATGACGCCCATACCGGTGATCGGTGTACCGGTAAAAGCCTCCCTCGACGGTCTTGATGCACTGCTGGCCATCGTCCAGATGCCTCCGGGCATCCCGGTTGCAACAGTTGCCATTAACGGCGCCGGTAATGCAGCTATCCTTGCAGCCCAGATTCTCTCGACGGCTGACCTGAAACTTTATGAGCGCCTGGTGGTTTACAAAGAAAATCTGAAAGAAAAAGTGATTAAAGCCAACAAAGAATTGGCCGATGTGAAATATGATTTTAAGGTTTAA
- the hpt gene encoding hypoxanthine phosphoribosyltransferase produces MSEKLKIIKVHDKHFELFISSETIQKTIDDLANRINRDLEGKNPLFLVVLNGAFIFAADLFKRMKTDCQVSFVKLSSYMGTETTSVVRELIGLDEVLRGRTVVIVEDIIDTGITMAETMSKLRKLEAAEVKLATLLFKPNAFKKDFFIDYVGIEIPNDFIVGYGLDYDGFGRNYPDIYKIIQD; encoded by the coding sequence ATGTCCGAAAAACTAAAAATCATAAAAGTTCATGACAAACATTTTGAACTTTTCATTTCCTCCGAAACCATCCAAAAAACCATTGATGATCTTGCAAATCGTATCAATCGCGATCTTGAAGGGAAGAACCCGTTGTTCCTTGTTGTACTGAACGGCGCATTCATATTTGCTGCGGATCTTTTTAAGCGGATGAAAACTGATTGCCAGGTCTCATTTGTTAAACTCTCGAGTTACATGGGGACCGAAACCACCAGTGTTGTGCGGGAACTGATCGGGTTGGATGAGGTGCTCAGAGGGCGGACTGTGGTAATTGTAGAAGATATCATCGACACGGGGATAACGATGGCCGAAACCATGAGTAAACTCAGGAAACTCGAAGCCGCGGAGGTGAAGCTGGCTACGTTGCTTTTCAAACCCAACGCATTTAAAAAAGACTTTTTTATTGATTATGTTGGGATTGAAATTCCGAATGACTTTATTGTTGGATACGGTCTCGATTATGATGGTTTTGGCCGCAATTATCCGGACATTTACAAAATTATTCAAGACTGA
- the obgE gene encoding GTPase ObgE, with translation MSSSNFVDYVKIFCRSGHGGKGSAHFHRSRTNPRGGPDGGDGGRGGHVILKGNQQLWTLLHLKYTKHVMADRGGDGGDQLKSGAFGKDVILEVPLGTVARDVETGEIDFEITQHDEERILVPGGRGGLGNDHFKSATHQAPKYAQPGEDGQETWKILELKLLADVGLVGFPNAGKSTLLSVVSAAKPEIADYPFTTLKPNLGMVSYRDHKSFVMADIPGIIEGAHEGKGLGLRFLRHIERNSILLFVIPADSKDIKKEYRILLNELKQFNPELLDKSRILAISKSDLLDEELTRAVKKELPRVPHVFISSVTQQGLLHLKDMIWKELNPEML, from the coding sequence ATGAGCTCTTCGAATTTCGTTGATTATGTAAAGATTTTCTGCCGGTCAGGCCATGGTGGCAAAGGCTCTGCACACTTTCACCGTTCGCGTACCAACCCTCGCGGCGGCCCTGATGGCGGTGATGGCGGACGGGGTGGTCATGTGATACTCAAAGGCAACCAGCAGTTATGGACTTTGCTCCATTTGAAATACACCAAACATGTGATGGCTGACCGTGGTGGTGATGGAGGAGACCAGTTGAAAAGCGGCGCTTTTGGTAAAGATGTGATCCTCGAAGTTCCATTGGGAACTGTGGCCCGCGATGTTGAAACAGGGGAGATTGATTTTGAAATCACTCAGCATGATGAAGAAAGAATTCTTGTGCCCGGAGGCAGGGGCGGGCTTGGCAACGATCATTTCAAGTCGGCAACCCACCAGGCCCCCAAGTATGCACAACCGGGTGAAGATGGACAGGAAACATGGAAAATTCTCGAATTGAAGTTGCTTGCCGATGTCGGTTTGGTGGGATTCCCCAATGCCGGGAAATCAACCCTGCTGTCAGTAGTTTCGGCGGCAAAACCTGAAATTGCCGATTATCCTTTTACAACCCTGAAACCCAACCTGGGAATGGTTAGCTACCGCGATCACAAATCCTTTGTTATGGCTGACATCCCCGGAATCATTGAGGGCGCTCACGAAGGCAAAGGGCTCGGACTACGATTTCTCAGGCACATCGAACGGAATTCGATTCTGCTTTTTGTGATCCCTGCCGATTCGAAAGATATTAAAAAAGAATACCGCATTCTGCTCAACGAACTTAAACAGTTTAACCCCGAATTACTTGACAAATCCCGAATTCTTGCCATTTCCAAATCCGACCTGCTCGACGAAGAACTTACCCGTGCAGTAAAAAAAGAGTTGCCGCGTGTCCCTCATGTGTTCATTTCATCGGTCACACAGCAGGGTTTACTTCATCTCAAGGATATGATCTGGAAGGAGTTGAATCCCGAAATGCTTTAG
- a CDS encoding phosphatase PAP2 family protein codes for MVIDLLNKIDTWLFLLLNGLHNPFFDELMFWISYKYTWIPLYAFLLFLLARKYKINALWLLLFVALLITFSDQVSVFVKNYFERLRPCHNSELELLIHSVRGKCGGKYGFVSSHAANSFGLVVFLLPFLKSYWKYFSISLILWAAIVSYSRIYLGVHYPGDVAGGAVLGASAAIIFLKIYFLLFKNQKT; via the coding sequence ATGGTTATTGATCTGCTAAATAAAATTGACACCTGGCTGTTTCTCCTGTTAAATGGGTTGCACAATCCTTTTTTCGACGAATTGATGTTTTGGATCAGCTACAAGTACACCTGGATTCCGCTCTATGCATTTCTTTTGTTTCTTCTTGCCAGGAAATATAAAATCAATGCACTCTGGCTTTTGCTTTTTGTTGCACTACTCATTACTTTCAGTGATCAGGTCAGCGTTTTTGTTAAAAACTATTTCGAGCGACTGCGACCATGTCACAACAGTGAGTTGGAATTACTGATCCATTCGGTCAGGGGCAAATGCGGCGGTAAGTATGGATTTGTGTCATCTCATGCCGCCAATTCGTTTGGGCTGGTGGTTTTTCTCCTGCCATTTCTTAAAAGCTACTGGAAGTACTTTTCCATATCGTTAATTTTATGGGCAGCCATTGTATCTTATTCCCGCATTTACCTTGGCGTGCACTATCCCGGCGATGTTGCCGGCGGAGCTGTTTTGGGAGCTTCTGCTGCGATCATTTTTTTAAAAATCTATTTCCTTCTTTTCAAAAATCAAAAAACCTAA
- a CDS encoding PorT family protein: MKKLSLIFLLTLSASFVFGQFSFGPKIGYNTSKLTTDLDDVSSDLSNNFQFGAFARFGTKIYIQPEVNWLTLGGTFSKPQIGVGKGIKQEVDMKSIEIPLILGWRIINLGLGNIRILAGPSASIVTETTVSTTDGDSFINPITSADIEDLVWGFNVGGGVDILMFTLDVRYQFGLNDIITTVEEFDFNSKNNMFAVSLGWKIL; this comes from the coding sequence ATGAAAAAATTATCATTGATCTTTTTGCTGACACTATCTGCAAGTTTCGTTTTTGGTCAATTTTCATTTGGGCCAAAGATTGGTTACAACACATCAAAACTTACGACAGACCTTGATGATGTGTCAAGCGATTTGTCAAACAATTTCCAGTTTGGCGCTTTTGCACGGTTTGGTACGAAAATCTACATTCAACCCGAAGTGAACTGGCTGACCTTAGGGGGAACTTTTTCCAAACCTCAGATTGGAGTTGGTAAAGGCATCAAACAGGAAGTTGACATGAAATCCATTGAAATTCCCCTTATTTTAGGTTGGAGAATCATCAACCTGGGATTGGGTAATATCAGGATACTGGCTGGCCCTTCAGCTTCCATAGTCACAGAAACCACCGTTTCGACTACTGATGGGGATAGTTTTATCAACCCCATCACAAGTGCTGACATCGAAGATTTGGTGTGGGGTTTTAATGTTGGCGGCGGAGTGGATATTTTAATGTTCACACTTGATGTGCGCTATCAATTTGGATTGAATGACATCATCACAACCGTGGAGGAATTCGATTTTAATTCCAAGAACAACATGTTTGCTGTATCATTGGGCTGGAAAATTTTGTAA
- a CDS encoding PorT family protein: MKKSLFTMALLLILIQPTVYSQAKPFRFGLRVAPTVDWLSPSSEGYENDGAAFGFNWGFMSDITLTDNYYFSTGFGIQHFNGKLQFEYQEVLDGNTEPTSGMLSRKYILRYVEVPLLIKMKTNKFDNIQYFGQIGFGLGLNVKATAKDTFTYSGGSSTGESDISDEIVFLRGSWALGGGLEYYLDESTSLLVGLTFSNGISNILKDNNPVTGIEQKAVPNYFELTLGIFF, translated from the coding sequence TTGAAGAAATCATTATTTACGATGGCCCTTTTGTTAATCCTCATTCAGCCAACGGTTTATTCACAGGCTAAACCCTTCAGATTTGGCTTGAGAGTAGCCCCTACAGTTGATTGGCTCTCACCAAGCAGTGAAGGATATGAAAATGATGGCGCTGCATTTGGCTTCAACTGGGGTTTTATGAGCGACATTACCCTTACGGATAATTATTATTTTTCAACAGGATTTGGTATTCAACATTTTAACGGGAAATTGCAATTTGAATATCAGGAGGTGTTGGATGGAAATACTGAACCGACCTCCGGTATGCTCAGCCGCAAATATATTTTGAGGTACGTTGAAGTGCCTCTTTTGATAAAGATGAAAACCAACAAATTCGACAATATTCAGTATTTTGGACAAATAGGATTTGGATTGGGATTAAATGTCAAGGCAACTGCCAAAGATACATTTACTTATTCCGGTGGAAGCTCAACAGGTGAAAGTGACATCTCAGATGAGATTGTATTTTTGCGTGGCTCATGGGCACTTGGAGGGGGATTGGAATATTATCTTGATGAATCAACTTCTCTATTGGTCGGATTGACCTTTTCCAATGGCATTTCCAACATTCTGAAAGATAACAATCCGGTGACCGGCATTGAGCAAAAAGCTGTTCCAAATTATTTTGAGCTGACTTTGGGCATATTTTTTTAA
- a CDS encoding NAD+ synthase, which yields MKIAIAQLSYHVGNFEGNVLKIKTTIQKAKEAGADLVIFAELSVSGYPPRDFLEFDDFIDKCQKAVTEIAAKCKGIAAIVGTPTLNPEFEGKDLYNSACFLYDGMVRHVRHKTLLPNYDVFDEYRYFEPNKKWEVIEYKSQKIALTICEDLWNVGNDPMYTVNPMDKLAEHELDLMINIAASPFNYNQHQIRTGVLRENAKMYHLPLFYVNHVGAQTELLFDGGSMVIDPNGKIVHELNYFEEDFLIVDTFSLKAGNCERQTDKYPSDQIKTGLIHDALIMGIKTYFHKLGFTKAILGLSGGIDSAVTLALAIRALGKENVISVLLPSQYSSDHSVDDSRELLKNTGSPHFTLPIHEAHQTFKQTLKPIFGNPPSGLTDENLQARIRGVYLMAMANKYGYILLNTSNKSEAAVGYGTLYGDMNGGISVLGDVYKTEVFDLARYINLEGEIIPENIITKPPSAELRPNQKDSDSLPDYDILDKILYQYIEQRKGPKELITMGFDEDLVKRTLKLVNTNEYKRYQTPPILRVSPKAFGMGRRMPIVAKYLG from the coding sequence ATGAAAATCGCAATCGCTCAACTTAGTTATCATGTTGGGAATTTTGAAGGTAATGTATTAAAAATCAAAACCACCATACAGAAGGCCAAAGAGGCCGGCGCCGATTTGGTGATTTTTGCCGAGTTGTCTGTTTCAGGTTATCCGCCCCGCGATTTTCTCGAGTTCGATGATTTTATTGATAAATGTCAAAAAGCGGTTACCGAAATTGCTGCAAAATGCAAAGGGATAGCAGCTATTGTTGGAACTCCTACCCTAAACCCTGAATTTGAAGGAAAAGACCTTTATAACTCGGCTTGCTTCCTTTACGATGGAATGGTGCGGCACGTCAGGCACAAAACGCTCCTTCCAAACTACGATGTTTTTGATGAGTATCGTTACTTCGAACCAAACAAGAAGTGGGAAGTTATTGAATATAAAAGCCAGAAAATCGCTCTGACAATCTGTGAAGACCTTTGGAACGTAGGTAATGACCCGATGTACACTGTGAATCCGATGGATAAACTGGCTGAACACGAGCTTGATCTGATGATTAATATCGCCGCCTCACCATTCAATTATAACCAGCATCAGATCAGAACCGGTGTTCTTCGCGAAAATGCAAAAATGTATCACCTGCCGCTTTTTTATGTCAACCATGTTGGCGCCCAGACTGAGCTGCTCTTCGATGGCGGGTCAATGGTCATTGATCCCAATGGAAAAATCGTCCATGAACTAAACTATTTTGAAGAGGATTTTCTCATTGTGGACACTTTCAGTTTAAAGGCTGGTAATTGTGAGCGTCAAACAGACAAATATCCCAGCGACCAGATCAAAACAGGACTTATTCACGATGCGTTGATCATGGGGATTAAAACCTATTTCCACAAACTTGGATTTACCAAGGCAATCCTTGGCCTTTCCGGTGGCATTGATTCTGCAGTGACCCTTGCCCTGGCTATACGGGCTCTGGGGAAAGAAAATGTGATTTCGGTATTATTGCCCTCGCAATATTCATCCGATCATTCGGTTGACGATTCACGGGAATTGCTCAAAAACACCGGATCACCGCATTTTACCCTTCCAATTCATGAGGCCCATCAAACATTCAAACAAACACTAAAACCCATCTTCGGCAATCCGCCCTCAGGCCTGACCGACGAAAACCTGCAGGCACGCATCCGTGGAGTTTACCTGATGGCAATGGCAAACAAATACGGTTATATCCTTCTCAATACTTCCAACAAAAGCGAAGCCGCCGTGGGTTACGGAACTCTTTACGGTGATATGAACGGCGGTATCTCTGTGCTTGGCGATGTTTATAAAACAGAAGTGTTCGACCTGGCCAGATACATCAACCTCGAAGGCGAAATAATCCCCGAAAACATCATCACCAAACCTCCCTCAGCCGAACTGCGACCTAACCAAAAAGACTCCGATTCCCTGCCCGATTACGACATTCTCGACAAAATTCTTTACCAATACATCGAGCAGCGGAAAGGTCCTAAAGAACTAATCACCATGGGTTTCGATGAAGACCTTGTCAAGCGAACCCTCAAGCTGGTCAATACCAACGAATACAAACGCTACCAAACGCCACCCATCCTCCGCGTCTCCCCCAAAGCCTTCGGCATGGGCCGCAGAATGCCAATCGTGGCGAAGTATTTGGGGTAA
- a CDS encoding IPExxxVDY family protein — protein sequence MKKKNVISLTDGQNSFTIFSLSANVEDFRLAFLLNRKLGLQLHREDNLMVFPDSKSDPTPFSFFHFNRDKQTCFYLIHNLNEQQPLINNYFLLINGFFTPGDENDLLSAIGEIHEVLSVNPFKLSESHSSKKGQKKTLELINAILTDLEYHTLEVNRKKNEGQVQLKIKEPTSIKKLY from the coding sequence ATGAAAAAGAAAAATGTCATTTCCCTGACGGATGGGCAAAATAGTTTCACTATCTTCAGCCTGAGCGCCAATGTTGAGGATTTCAGACTGGCGTTTCTATTGAACAGGAAACTTGGATTGCAATTGCATCGCGAGGATAATCTGATGGTTTTCCCGGACAGCAAAAGTGATCCCACGCCCTTTTCATTTTTTCATTTCAACAGGGATAAACAAACCTGCTTCTACCTGATCCACAATCTGAACGAGCAACAACCACTGATTAATAATTATTTTTTGCTGATCAACGGGTTCTTTACCCCTGGCGATGAAAATGACCTCTTGTCTGCAATAGGTGAAATACATGAGGTGCTGTCGGTGAATCCTTTTAAACTGTCGGAAAGTCATTCATCAAAAAAAGGGCAGAAAAAAACACTGGAATTGATCAACGCAATTCTGACCGACCTTGAGTACCATACGTTGGAAGTGAACCGCAAAAAAAATGAAGGACAGGTTCAATTGAAAATTAAAGAGCCCACTTCGATTAAAAAATTATACTGA